A genomic stretch from Malus domestica chromosome 15, GDT2T_hap1 includes:
- the LOC103413819 gene encoding probable alpha-amylase 2, translated as MGYLRSNDSRENAQQNDIGAAVRNGREILFQAFNWESHKHDWWRNLETKVPDIGRSGFTSAWLPPATQSFAPEGYLPQDIYSLNSKYGSENLIKSLLQKMKQHKVRAMADIVINHRVGTTRGHGGMYNRYDGISLSWDERAVTSCTGGLGNRSTGDNFHGVPNIDHSQPFVRKDITGWLQWLRNNVGFQDFRFDFARGYSAKYVKEYIEGAKPIFSVGEYWDSCNYNDHGLDYNQDSHRQRIVNWINGTGQLSTAFDFTTKGILQEAVKGQLWRLRDPQGKPPGLIGWWPSRAVTFLDNHDTGSTQAHWPFPSNHIMEGYAYILMHPGIPTVFYDHFYDWGDSIHDQIVKLIDIRKRQDIHSRSSITILEAQPNLYSAIIGEKICMKIGDGSWCPASREWTLATSGHRYAVWNK; from the exons ATGGGTTACCTACGCAGCAAT GATTCACGAGAAAACGCGCAGCAGAATGATATTG GTGCAGCAGTGCGCAATGGAAGAGAAATCCTTTTTCAG GCCTTCAATTGGGAGTCTCATAAACATGATTGGTGGAGAAATTTAGAAACAAAAGTTCCGGATATAGGAAGATCTGGTTTTACGTCAGCATGGTTGCCACCAGCAACTCAATCCTTTGCACCAGAAG GTTACCTTCCGCAGGACATATATTCCCTCAATTCTAAATATGGATCCGAGAACTTAATAAAATCTTTACTTCAAAAAATGAAGCAACATAAAGTTAGAGCAATGGCTGACATTGTTATCAATCATCGTGTTGGGACTACCCGAGGGCATGGTGGAATGTACAACCGCTATGATGGAATTTCATTGTCATGGGATGAACGTGCTGTCACATCTTGTACCGGTGGACTG GGTAATCGAAGTACTGGTGACAATTTCCATGGGGTTCCGAATATTGATCATAGCCAACCTTTTGTTCGAAAAGATATTACAGGATGGCTGCAGTGGCTACGTAATAATGTTGGTTTTCAGGATTTCCGATTTGATTTTGCAAGGGG TTATTCAGCAAAATATGTGAAAGAATACATTGAAGGAGCAAAACCAATTTTTTCTGTTGGGGAGTATTGGGACTCTTGCAACTATAACGATCATGGCCTGGATTACAACCAAG ATAGCCACAGACAGCGGATAGTAAATTGGATCAATGGCACTGGACAGCTATCAACTGCGTTTGACTTCACAACCAAGGGAATTCTTCAG GAAGCTGTTAAAGGACAATTGTGGCGCCTGCGTGACCCCCAAGGGAAGCCACCAGGTTTAATTGGATGGTGGCCGTCGAGAGCTGTCACATTCCTTGATAACCATGATACAGGCTCAACACAG GCTCATTGGCCCTTCCCTTCAAATCATATTATGGAG GGTTACGCATACATACTCATGCACCCAGGAATACCAACAGTTTTCTACGATCATTTCTATGATTGGGGTGACTCCATTCATGATCAGATTGTGAAACTG ATTGACATCAGGAAGCGTCAAGACATTCACAGCCGATCATCTATTACGATCCTGGAGGCCCAGCCGAACCTCTACTCTGCTATAATAGGGGAGAAAATCTGCATGAAAATTGGGGATGGTTCATGGTGCCCGGCCAGTAGGGAGTGGACACTGGCAACCAGCGGCCACAGATATGCTGTTTGGAACAAGTAA